The following are from one region of the Chromobacterium phragmitis genome:
- a CDS encoding acyltransferase: MLTRIVLLLLGTMRVDHIADRWSSLLAQLRVRRLRARGISLSFVPQGGYDFCIAGDLSRFHIDPTSHIKSDTFIECSGGVRIGRHFHTGRGLTIFSSNHNYRSDTMIPYDHVDLPGPVVIEDFVWFGANVSVVPGVTVGEGAVVAMGAVVTRDVPPGAIVAGNPARIIGNRDMALYQRLKAEGRFA; the protein is encoded by the coding sequence ATGTTGACTAGAATTGTTCTCTTACTTCTTGGCACGATGCGTGTCGATCATATCGCTGATCGCTGGTCCAGTCTGCTGGCGCAGCTGCGAGTGCGTCGCTTGCGCGCGCGCGGGATATCATTGTCTTTTGTGCCACAGGGCGGTTACGATTTTTGTATCGCCGGCGATCTGTCGCGCTTCCATATCGATCCGACCAGCCATATCAAGTCCGACACTTTTATCGAGTGCAGCGGCGGTGTGCGTATCGGACGTCATTTTCATACGGGCCGCGGATTGACAATTTTTTCCAGCAACCACAATTACCGTAGCGACACGATGATCCCGTACGACCATGTTGATCTGCCGGGTCCCGTCGTTATCGAGGATTTCGTCTGGTTCGGTGCCAATGTTTCGGTTGTGCCCGGCGTGACTGTCGGCGAGGGGGCCGTGGTGGCAATGGGCGCGGTGGTTACGCGCGACGTGCCGCCCGGCGCAATTGTCGCCGGCAATCCTGCACGCATCATCGGTAATCGGGACATGGCGCTCTATCAACGTCTAAAGGCCGAAGGCCGTTTCGCCTAA
- a CDS encoding glycosyltransferase family 2 protein has product MIDVSIIIPTFNRRDCLPDALDSVFGQANVKVECIVVDDGSSDGTVPYIRERYEACELVVIEKPSRSGPQASRNLGMAAARGEFITFLDSDDYFEPGTLAERVRLCREGGLDALFSGFRVKFVGRRWDLVKNVGTSARRCPANFAAALRDFKIAPMITIMYRRSAHAGLKLDETLASGHDDDLALHLIRTSRFAFDDVLAATIVQHVGERVATPRNLMIGDAQLLQKYAGDLARLHGPGYLTRRRAQALAGLWSVGQFKRTAQLSPAAGHGSMAMAVALGVLYLPRRWWGSLRKRAMMRVVRAML; this is encoded by the coding sequence ATGATCGATGTCAGCATCATCATTCCGACATTCAACCGTCGCGATTGCCTACCCGACGCGCTTGACAGCGTATTTGGCCAGGCCAATGTGAAGGTGGAGTGCATCGTCGTCGACGATGGGTCGAGCGACGGCACGGTGCCCTATATCCGCGAGCGCTACGAGGCGTGCGAGCTGGTTGTGATCGAGAAGCCAAGCCGCAGCGGTCCTCAGGCCAGCCGCAATCTCGGCATGGCGGCGGCGCGCGGCGAGTTCATCACCTTTCTCGACTCCGACGACTACTTTGAGCCCGGCACGCTGGCCGAGCGCGTGCGTTTGTGCCGCGAAGGCGGCTTGGATGCCCTGTTCTCGGGCTTCCGCGTGAAGTTTGTGGGCCGTCGCTGGGACCTGGTGAAAAACGTCGGCACCTCGGCGAGGCGCTGCCCGGCGAATTTCGCCGCGGCGCTGAGGGACTTCAAGATCGCGCCAATGATCACGATCATGTACCGGCGCTCGGCGCACGCGGGACTCAAGCTGGACGAGACGCTGGCCTCCGGCCATGACGACGATCTTGCGCTCCATCTGATCCGCACCAGCCGCTTCGCCTTTGATGACGTGCTGGCGGCGACCATCGTCCAGCATGTAGGCGAGCGCGTTGCGACGCCGCGCAATCTGATGATTGGCGATGCCCAGCTGCTGCAGAAGTACGCCGGAGACCTTGCCAGACTGCATGGCCCCGGCTATTTGACCCGACGCCGCGCGCAGGCTCTTGCCGGTTTGTGGAGCGTGGGCCAGTTCAAGCGCACGGCGCAGTTGAGTCCGGCGGCGGGTCACGGGTCGATGGCGATGGCGGTGGCGCTGGGCGTGTTATATCTGCCACGCCGTTGGTGGGGTTCGTTACGAAAGCGCGCCATGATGCGCGTCGTGCGGGCAATGCTTTGA
- a CDS encoding DegT/DnrJ/EryC1/StrS family aminotransferase has protein sequence MIPVNQPLLDGNEKRYLLECIESGWISSEGPFIREFEEKFAARFNRKHAIAVSNGTAALDAAIEALGIGPGDEVIMPSFTIISCVMQIVRNGAKPVLIDSDPNTWNMDVSAIESRITPRTKAIMAVHIYGLPVDMDPLLELARKHGLKVLEDSAQMHGQTYKGRPCGSFGDISTFSFYPNKHITTGEGGMIVTDSDELAEQCRSLRNLCFKPESRFVHDRLGWNLRMTSMQAALGLAQLERLDEFVTRKRRMGALYQELLGDLEGVQLPQASTDYAESVYWVFGLVLDERLGLTAADAMKRLAAEGIGSRPFFYPMHQQPVLRQMGAIADADRCPVAERLYERGFYIPSGLALTEDQIRTVAATVRRILTL, from the coding sequence ATGATCCCTGTGAATCAACCGTTGCTGGACGGCAACGAGAAACGCTATTTGCTTGAGTGCATCGAGTCGGGTTGGATTTCCTCCGAAGGCCCCTTCATCAGGGAATTTGAGGAAAAGTTCGCAGCTCGCTTCAATCGCAAGCACGCGATCGCGGTCAGCAATGGCACCGCGGCTTTGGACGCGGCTATCGAGGCGCTGGGCATCGGCCCTGGGGACGAAGTTATCATGCCTTCGTTCACCATCATTTCCTGCGTGATGCAGATCGTGCGTAACGGCGCCAAGCCGGTGCTGATCGATTCCGATCCTAACACCTGGAACATGGATGTGAGCGCCATCGAATCGCGCATCACGCCGCGTACCAAAGCCATCATGGCAGTTCACATCTACGGCCTGCCGGTCGATATGGATCCGCTGCTGGAGCTGGCGCGCAAGCATGGCCTCAAGGTGCTTGAGGACTCGGCGCAGATGCATGGCCAGACCTATAAGGGCCGCCCCTGCGGCAGCTTTGGCGACATCAGTACCTTCAGCTTCTATCCCAACAAGCACATCACGACTGGCGAAGGCGGCATGATCGTCACGGACAGCGACGAGCTGGCGGAACAGTGCCGCAGCCTGCGCAACCTGTGCTTCAAACCCGAAAGCCGTTTCGTGCATGATCGCCTCGGCTGGAACCTGCGCATGACCAGCATGCAGGCCGCGCTTGGCTTGGCGCAGCTGGAACGCCTGGATGAGTTCGTCACGCGCAAGCGTCGCATGGGGGCGTTGTATCAGGAGTTGCTGGGAGACCTGGAGGGCGTGCAGCTGCCGCAGGCGTCGACTGACTACGCGGAAAGCGTCTACTGGGTCTTCGGCCTGGTGTTGGACGAGCGTCTGGGCTTGACGGCGGCCGATGCGATGAAGCGTCTCGCCGCCGAAGGCATCGGCAGCCGACCGTTTTTCTACCCGATGCATCAACAGCCGGTATTGCGCCAGATGGGCGCGATTGCGGATGCGGACCGTTGTCCGGTCGCAGAACGTTTGTATGAGCGCGGTTTTTACATTCCGAGCGGGCTGGCCTTGACCGAGGACCAGATCCGAACTGTCGCCGCCACTGTACGCCGCATCCTGACTCTCTGA
- a CDS encoding cupin domain-containing protein has translation MIEEIRDGDTVMALILRRDYKVDGIQFLTPDSYSQQLGYMNRPQGYVIKPHVHNPVSREVQYTNEVLFIKSGRVRVDFYGNDQQYRESRVLENGDIILLIVGGHGFQMLEASEIVEVKQGPYVGEHDKIRFEPVPADQVKLSGH, from the coding sequence ATGATCGAAGAGATTCGCGACGGCGACACCGTCATGGCGCTTATCCTGCGCCGCGATTACAAGGTTGACGGCATCCAGTTCCTGACGCCGGACTCGTATTCCCAGCAGTTGGGTTATATGAACCGGCCGCAGGGCTATGTGATCAAACCGCATGTGCATAATCCGGTCAGCCGTGAAGTCCAGTACACTAACGAGGTGCTTTTCATCAAGAGCGGCCGTGTGCGTGTCGATTTCTATGGCAATGATCAACAGTACCGGGAAAGCCGCGTGCTGGAGAATGGCGATATCATCCTGCTGATCGTCGGCGGGCATGGTTTCCAGATGTTAGAGGCCAGCGAGATCGTTGAGGTCAAGCAGGGCCCCTATGTTGGTGAGCATGACAAGATTCGTTTTGAGCCGGTGCCGGCCGACCAAGTCAAGTTGTCCGGCCACTAA
- a CDS encoding EpsG family protein: MRRARAFRLGSCQGLDEISVPTHMTPYLFVFAAFMAMFLTLEATAGRRALTRTECWMLLLPLAIFAITYAGRIGTDVENYARLFDLAEGFPLEPGFSILMIGAKAIGLDYVDFTRLLALMEMLLLLSIVTRLRDPLFFLLFYLGSFYLNFQFNAIRNSLALLIVAALYVRLPRAGLLALLSSTAIHYSSLLSLSLVRLSLSRRQKLATGLVVAAGCAIALVWLKTDWLGAAAEGLSGYMGYLEQQYESKAVYPALLLKLYVAWLMYRNGGRRFYLVAYAMLVVLIHAVSPVLSRLGDLVLFLMLMDFCANHRLVRRRMLAIGVSCVLVLSSLMIPWSDCQNGGEASWCLSGLNDR; the protein is encoded by the coding sequence ATGCGACGTGCTCGCGCGTTTCGATTGGGATCGTGTCAAGGACTCGATGAGATCTCTGTACCGACGCATATGACCCCATATCTATTCGTTTTCGCCGCGTTTATGGCCATGTTCCTGACGCTGGAAGCGACAGCGGGCCGCCGCGCCTTGACTCGAACCGAGTGCTGGATGCTGTTGCTGCCGCTGGCGATATTCGCCATCACGTACGCCGGGCGCATTGGGACGGACGTAGAGAACTACGCGAGGCTGTTTGACCTCGCCGAGGGTTTTCCGTTGGAGCCCGGCTTCTCGATACTCATGATCGGCGCCAAGGCCATCGGGCTCGACTACGTCGACTTTACGCGCTTGCTGGCGCTGATGGAAATGTTGTTGCTGCTGTCCATCGTGACGCGGCTGCGCGATCCGCTGTTTTTCCTGCTTTTCTATCTGGGCTCGTTTTATCTCAACTTCCAGTTCAACGCGATTCGAAACTCGCTTGCCTTGTTGATAGTCGCCGCGCTGTATGTCCGTTTGCCAAGGGCCGGCCTGCTGGCCTTGTTGTCTTCGACGGCCATCCATTATTCATCGCTGCTGTCGCTGTCGCTGGTGCGGCTGTCGCTGAGCCGTCGGCAGAAGCTTGCGACCGGATTGGTGGTCGCCGCCGGCTGCGCCATCGCGCTGGTCTGGTTGAAGACCGATTGGCTGGGGGCGGCCGCTGAAGGCTTGTCGGGCTATATGGGATATCTGGAGCAACAGTACGAGAGCAAGGCGGTGTATCCGGCGCTGCTGTTGAAGCTGTATGTTGCCTGGCTGATGTACCGCAATGGCGGCAGGCGGTTCTATCTGGTTGCCTATGCGATGCTGGTCGTGTTGATTCATGCGGTGAGTCCGGTGCTGAGCCGGCTCGGCGACTTGGTGCTGTTTCTGATGCTGATGGACTTCTGCGCTAATCACCGCTTGGTTCGCCGCCGCATGCTGGCGATAGGCGTGAGCTGCGTGCTGGTGTTGAGTAGCCTGATGATTCCGTGGAGCGATTGCCAAAACGGGGGAGAGGCCAGTTGGTGCCTGTCCGGCCTCAATGACAGGTAA
- a CDS encoding glycosyltransferase has product MKPKDPLVIVDLRTWPWTGIGRVTRGVFQCARELESEFEIQYIVNGDTAIPDGVSNVIPFRSLPFGRGEQLEFRRLFARLRGRRVILHSLNFNVPLLLPRHVSQIAHFYDVLTDTGEFRTPLHRLAYNAYVWSLRRHRATILGQSDYTAQQIAKHHPFHEVIVCPHGYRNYMEPREADLQAIYGLQRPYFLYIGLNKPRKNLDGLLAAYRDALKANPAIGYDLVVCGPIFDRTSMGFDIRAAVEAEPALAGRVHLLGFIPEEHLYAIYRHASLYVVPSHLESGYSYPALEALTTGTPVLLNRVDMYNYASSGEGVFFFDGGAKNGEGSLQAVLADMLARPGFTRVDPMRCDVLARFDWDRVKDSMRSLYRRI; this is encoded by the coding sequence ATGAAGCCCAAAGATCCCCTTGTCATCGTAGACTTGCGCACCTGGCCCTGGACCGGAATCGGCCGGGTCACACGCGGCGTCTTTCAGTGCGCGCGCGAGCTGGAGTCAGAGTTCGAGATCCAATACATCGTCAATGGAGATACCGCGATACCGGATGGCGTATCGAACGTGATCCCCTTTCGCTCGCTGCCGTTCGGACGCGGCGAGCAGCTCGAGTTTCGCCGGCTGTTCGCTCGTTTGCGCGGCCGGCGCGTGATCCTGCATTCGCTCAATTTCAATGTCCCGTTGCTGTTGCCCAGGCATGTGAGCCAGATCGCGCACTTCTACGATGTGCTGACGGATACCGGGGAATTTCGCACGCCGCTGCATCGCCTGGCTTACAACGCTTATGTCTGGAGCCTGCGCAGGCATCGCGCGACGATCCTGGGACAGTCGGACTACACGGCGCAGCAGATTGCGAAGCACCATCCCTTCCATGAGGTGATCGTCTGTCCGCATGGCTACCGCAACTATATGGAGCCGCGCGAAGCGGACTTGCAGGCGATCTACGGACTGCAGCGTCCTTATTTCCTCTATATCGGACTCAACAAGCCGCGCAAGAACCTGGATGGCCTGCTGGCGGCCTATCGGGATGCGTTGAAGGCGAATCCTGCCATTGGCTATGATCTGGTCGTTTGCGGCCCGATCTTCGACCGCACCTCGATGGGGTTCGACATACGCGCCGCGGTCGAGGCCGAGCCGGCGCTGGCCGGGAGGGTGCATTTGCTGGGATTCATTCCCGAAGAGCACTTGTACGCGATCTACCGGCACGCCAGCCTGTATGTCGTGCCCAGCCATCTGGAAAGCGGCTACAGCTATCCCGCACTGGAAGCGTTGACCACCGGGACGCCGGTGTTGCTGAACCGGGTCGATATGTATAATTACGCCTCTTCCGGCGAAGGCGTGTTCTTTTTCGATGGCGGCGCGAAGAACGGCGAAGGCAGCCTGCAGGCTGTGTTGGCGGATATGTTGGCGCGCCCCGGTTTCACGCGGGTCGATCCCATGCGATGCGACGTGCTCGCGCGTTTCGATTGGGATCGTGTCAAGGACTCGATGAGATCTCTGTACCGACGCATATGA
- a CDS encoding oligosaccharide flippase family protein, translating to MKTGMASFSMGAVLRATRALAARARLLAVYLSFSAGASVVGLLTTLFMIRHVEPEQFGRLAITLGALVIANAVVGFGADNLVAINKAKLDAQGYASFRRAYSHFALTTFVVGQFVAVPVWLSGQVDGLVLLVPLMALLKFFVSMASIEYVMEQRAVAYGLVQLLTAMAASVVTVALVLWVSPRAESRIVALMLADAILLAVRYGVKPTVVTSWRFDREAFGRIARFGAPLMLSVGPAYLINEVDKVVVAQRLDLASAGIYGAACTIAGFMLTFITALLNSAVPKLMAALKEGRESPMRVAARYVTRFCGLSIVFAALFLVAYTLAAGHLLPARYTAAIPIVYVLVVMMQWRSAYAVIGTVTDYYGMTTEKLIGFMLAAAIALGSNLLLIPRFGLLGAAFGTGLAYVVLASWLMLALFRRPLVPHTI from the coding sequence ATGAAAACGGGAATGGCGAGTTTCAGTATGGGCGCTGTCCTGCGCGCTACGCGCGCGTTGGCCGCGCGCGCGCGATTGTTGGCGGTGTATCTGTCGTTTTCGGCCGGTGCGAGCGTGGTGGGGCTGTTGACTACTCTTTTCATGATCCGCCATGTCGAGCCGGAGCAGTTTGGCCGGCTGGCTATCACGCTTGGCGCGTTGGTGATCGCCAACGCTGTGGTCGGTTTCGGCGCCGACAATTTGGTAGCGATCAACAAGGCCAAGCTGGATGCTCAGGGTTACGCATCGTTTCGCCGAGCCTACAGTCATTTTGCGCTGACAACCTTCGTCGTGGGTCAGTTTGTCGCTGTGCCGGTATGGCTCTCCGGCCAAGTGGACGGTCTGGTGCTGTTGGTTCCGCTGATGGCGCTGCTGAAGTTTTTTGTCTCCATGGCCAGCATCGAGTACGTAATGGAGCAGCGGGCGGTTGCCTACGGTTTGGTACAGCTTTTGACTGCGATGGCCGCCTCGGTGGTGACTGTCGCATTGGTGCTGTGGGTGTCGCCGCGGGCGGAGTCTCGAATCGTGGCCCTGATGCTGGCCGATGCGATTCTACTGGCGGTCCGCTACGGAGTGAAGCCGACCGTAGTCACATCCTGGCGCTTCGATCGAGAAGCCTTTGGGCGCATTGCACGATTCGGTGCGCCGCTGATGCTATCGGTTGGTCCTGCCTATCTGATCAATGAGGTGGACAAGGTGGTGGTCGCGCAGCGCCTGGATCTGGCTTCTGCCGGCATTTACGGCGCAGCCTGCACGATTGCCGGTTTCATGCTGACTTTCATCACCGCACTGCTCAATTCCGCGGTGCCAAAGCTCATGGCGGCGCTGAAGGAAGGACGAGAGTCGCCGATGCGAGTCGCAGCCCGCTATGTCACTAGATTCTGTGGGCTCTCGATTGTCTTTGCCGCTTTGTTTCTGGTCGCATACACGCTTGCTGCGGGCCATCTCTTGCCGGCACGCTATACTGCGGCGATTCCTATCGTGTATGTGTTGGTCGTGATGATGCAATGGCGCAGCGCCTATGCGGTCATCGGTACTGTGACCGACTACTACGGTATGACGACCGAAAAGCTGATCGGCTTCATGCTGGCGGCCGCTATCGCTCTTGGCAGCAATTTGTTGCTTATTCCGCGCTTTGGCTTGTTAGGAGCTGCATTCGGCACTGGTCTGGCCTATGTCGTGCTCGCGTCTTGGCTGATGCTTGCGTTGTTTCGTCGCCCCTTGGTCCCCCATACCATATGA